From a single Brassica oleracea var. oleracea cultivar TO1000 chromosome C5, BOL, whole genome shotgun sequence genomic region:
- the LOC106295544 gene encoding thiamine biosynthetic bifunctional enzyme BTH1, chloroplastic — protein MQSLGGIRSWPATWRTTTASMMTTTTTESVRKVAQVLTVAGSDSGAGAGIQADIKVCAARGVYCASVITAVTAQNSRGVQSVHLLPPDFVSEQLKSVLSDFEVDVVKTGMLPSPEIVEVLLQNLSEYPVRALVVDPVMVSTSGHVLAGSSILSIFRERLLPVADIITPNVKEASALLGGVRIQTVAEMRSAAKSLHQMGPRFVLVKGGDLPDSSDSVDVYFDGNEFHELHSPRIATRNTHGTGCTLASCIAAELAKGSPMLSAVKVAKRFVDTALNYSKEIVIGSGMQGPFDHFLSLKDPQSYRQSTFKPDDLFLYAVTDSRMNRKWNRSIVDAVKAAIEGGATIIQLREKEAETREFLEEAKSCVDICRSNGVFLLINDRIDIALACDADGVHVGQSDMPVDLVRSLLGPDKIIGVSCKTQEQAHQAWKDGADYIGSGGVFPTNTKANNRTIGIDGLREVCKASKLPVVAIGGIGISNAESVMRIGEPNLKGVAVVSALFDQECVLSEAKKLHKSLTESKREH, from the exons ATGCAAAGCCTGGGAGGGATTAGGAGTTGGCCGGCGACTTGGAGAACCACGACGGCGTCTATGATGACGACCACAACGACGGAGAGCGTCAGAAAAGTTGCGCAAGTACTAACCGTCGCAGGATCAGATTCCGGCGCCGGAGCAGGAATCCAAGCCGACATCAAAGTCTGCGCGGCTCGTGGCGTCTATTGCGCTTCCGTGATAACCGCCGTCACAGCTCAGAACAGTCGAGGCGTTCAATCTGTTCATCTTCTCCCTCCTGACTTCGTCTCCGAGCAGCTAAAATCAGTCCTTTCCGACTTCGAAGTCGACGTC GTGAAGACTGGGATGCTTCCTTCTCCTGAAATCGTTGAAGTTCTTCTTCAGAATCTTTCAGAGTATCCTGTCCGTG CTTTGGTTGTTGATCCTGTGATGGTATCAACAAGTGGACATGTTCTGGCTGGTTCTTCTATTCTCTCCATCTTTCG AGAGAGGTTACTTCCAGTTGCGGACATTATAACCCCTAATGTGAAAGAAGCATCTGCTTTGCTTGGTGGTGTTCGGATTCAAACTGTTGCAGAGATGCGGTCTGCAGCAAAATCGTTGCATCAAATGGGTCCTAG ATTTGTACTAGTCAAAGGTGGTGATCTTCCTGACTCATCAGATTCAGTGGATGTTTACTTTGATG GCAATGAGTTTCATGAACTCCACTCTCCTCGCATAGCTACAAGAAATACTCATGGGACTGGTTGCACTCTGGCTTCATGTATTGCAGCTGAGCTTGCAAAAGGATCTCCCATGCTCTCAGCCGTGAAG GTGGCTAAACGCTTCGTAGATACTGCCCTAAACTATAGCAAAGAAATTGTGATCGGCAGTGGCATGCAAGGACCCTTTGACCACTTCTTGAGTCTCAAGGATCCTCAAAGCTATCGACAAAGCACATTCAAGCCAGATGACCTGTTTCTATACGCCGTTACAGATTCTAGAATGAACAGAAAATGGAACCGATCCATTGTGGATGCCGTGAAAGCTGCTATAGAAGGAGGAGCCACAATCATACAACTGAG GGAGAAAGAAGCTGAAACTCGAGAGTTTCTCGAAGAAGCAAAGTCGTGTGTGGACATATGCAGGTCCAACGGAGTTTTCTTGCTGATAAACGACAGGATCGACATCGCCCTTGCTTGTGATGCTGATGGAGTACATGTCGGCCAATCAGACATGCCGGTTGATCTAGTACGGTCTCTTCTTGGCCCGGACAAGATCATAGGTGTCTCATGTAAGACGCAAGAACAAGCCCACCAAGCGTGGAAAGATGGTGCAGACTACATTGGGTCTGGAGGAGTTTTTCCAACGAACACGAAGGCCAACAATCGTACCATAGGAATTGATGGACTCAGAGAAGTATGCAAGGCATCAAAGTTGCCTGTGGTTGCTATTGGAGGGATTGGAATCTCAAATGCTGAGTCTGTTATGAGGATCGGTGAACCGAATCTAAAAGGAGTAGCGGTTGTGTCAGCTTTGTTCGACCAAGAGTGTGTTTTGAGTGAAGCTAAGAAGTTGCATAAATCGCTTACAGAGAGCAAAAGGGAACATTGA
- the LOC106295545 gene encoding uncharacterized PKHD-type hydroxylase At1g22950, with amino-acid sequence MALDSSGEQPEQQQQQQQRPRAPSSKTRDARLKLRRTPNEEHEPENYEDLPLDFSPALFSSLERYLPEKVLNSTRIEKARFMSELLESYSPASELNRIQRHREYRQRILPSYQRLHGDIYTLDPASFFVPSFLDAVSHSSEERFRSMVVPSAPGIYTFDMLQPRFCEMLLAEVEHMEKWVYDSRSTIMRPNTMNRFGVVLDDFGFESMLQKLVDDFISPISQFLFPEVCGTGLDSHHGFIVEYGKDRDTDLGFHVDDSEVSLNVCLGKQFSGGELYFRGVRCDHHVNSESGENENYDYSHVPGRAILHRGRHRHGAKATTSGHRVNLILWCRSSTFREMKSYQSDFSSWCGGCKVDRQNRRQASVKATMELLKRRTAEKTLVELSSTPPAD; translated from the exons ATGGCTCTCGATTCTTCAGGCGAACAACCCGAGCAGCAGCAGCAGCAGCAGCAGCGACCTCGAGCACCCTCCTCCAAAACCCGCGACGCAAGATTGAAGCTTCGGAGAACCCCTAACGAAGAGCACGAGCCGGAGAACTATGAGGATCTACCGCTGGATTTCAGCCCGGCTCTGTTCAGCTCGCTCGAGCGCTACTTGCCCGAGAAGGTTCTCAATTCCACAAGAATCGAAAAGGCTCGTTTCATGAGTGAGCTTCTTGAAAGTTACTCCCCTGCCAGTGAGCTAAACCGG ATTCAGAGGCATAGAGAGTACAGGCAGAGGATCTTGCCTTCTTACCAG CGTCTGCATGGAGACATCTATACTCTTGACCCTGCTAGCTTCTTCGTGCCTTCGTTTCTTGATGCTGTTAGTCACTCCTCGGAGGAGAGGTTTAGAAGCATGGTTGTTCCATCTGCTCCTGGGATTTACACTTTTGATATGCTCCAGCCACGCTTTTGTGAAATGTTACTAGCTGAG GTTGAACATATGGAGAAATGGGTCTATGATTCAAGATCCACGATAATGAGGCCCAATACTATGAACAGATTTGGTGTTGTCCTTGATGATTTCGGCTTTGAAAGCATGCTTCAGAAGTTGGTTGATGACTTCATTAGTCCTATATCTCAAT TTCTGTTTCCGGAAGTCTGTGGAACCGGTTTGGATTCTCACCATGGCTTTATTGTTGAGTATGGAAAAGACAGGGACACTGATCTTG GGTTCCATGTGGATGACTCAGAGGTTTCTTTGAATGTCTGCTTGGGTAAACAATTTTCTGGTGGGGAGCTTTACTTCCGAGGTGTGAGATGTGATCACCATGTGAATTCCGAAAGCGGTGAAAAT GAAAATTATGATTACTCTCATGTACCTGGACGAGCCATTCTTCATCGTGGACGCCACCGCCATGGTGCTAAAGCTACGACTTCTGGACACCGAGTCAACTTGATTCTGTGGTGTAGAAG CTCAACGTTTCGAGAGATGAAGAGTTATCAAAGTGATTTCTCAAGTTGGTGCGGAGGATGCAAAGTTGATAGACAGAATAGGCGGCAAGCGTCAGTTAAAGCAACCATGGAG TTGCTGAAGAGGAGAACAGCAGAGAAGACGCTTGTTGAGCTCTCTTCAACACCACCTGCCGACTAA
- the LOC106293627 gene encoding pentatricopeptide repeat-containing protein At1g22960, mitochondrial-like, with protein MLCLTCDHVKTYTTLVKGFVKKGNLSMATATYDEMLEKGIKPDRYACTTRLVGELQLGDKDKAFRLQEEMVAKDHNARDLISYNVCIDGLCKVGDLERAIEFQRKIFRDSLVPDHVTYTTVIRAYLEKGRFKMAKVLYQEMLRKKLSPSVVTYFVLIHGHAKVGRLQQAFQYSGEMEKRDVRPNVMTCNALLHGICKAGEIDEAYRYFRKMEEDGIPPNKYSYTMLINKNSDLGKWEEVVELYGEMLDKEIEPDAYTRWALFKHLDKDHAAREVEFLEKILRS; from the coding sequence ATGTTGTGTCTTACATGCGACCATGTGAAGACGTACACGACTCTTGTAAAAGGATTCGTCAAGAAAGGGAATCTATCCATGGCTACTGCAACTTACGATGAGATGTTGGAGAAAGGGATCAAGCCTGATAGATATGCATGCACTACAAGGCTCGTGGGTGAGCTGCAGCTTGGAGATAAAGACAAAGCGTTTCGTCTGCAGGAAGAGATGGTGGCTAAGGATCATAACGCTCGAGATCTGATCAGTTATAACGTTTGTATAGATGGACTCTGCAAGGTTGGGGATCTGGAGAGAGCGATTGAGTTTCAGCGGAAGATTTTTAGAGATAGCCTCGTCCCTGATCATGTTACTTACACCACGGTTATTCGTGCTTATCTGGAGAAGGGACGGTTTAAGATGGCCAAGGTCTTGTATCAAGAGATGCTGAGGAAAAAGTTGTCTCCCTCTGTGGTTACCTACTTTGTGTTGATTCATGGTCATGCGAAAGTGGGAAGGCTACAACAAGCGTTTCAATATTCAGGCGAGATGGAGAAGAGAGACGTTCGTCCAAATGTCATGACGTGCAACGCTCTTCTACATGGGATCTGCAAAGCTGGTGAGATAGATGAAGCTTACAGATACTTCCGCAAGATGGAAGAAGATGGGATTCCACCGAACAAATACAGCTACACTATGCTTATAAACAAGAACTCTGACCTTGGTAAATGGGAGGAGGTTGTCGAGTTGTATGGAGAGATGCTAGATAAAGAGATTGAGCCGGATGCTTACACACGCTGGGCCTTGTTCAAGCATTTGGATAAAGATCACGCAGCACGAGAGGTTGAGTTCCTTGAAAAGATATTACGCAGTTGA
- the LOC106292530 gene encoding uncharacterized protein LOC106292530 isoform X3: MAPYNFVDAPTAVFWDTNCCAVPADLHFIDVLHNIKRCLYESSYNGIVKYMVYDSGSPSLIDENPPVENMVITRFPEGGDPFEKFKKIFVDIMEWSIDRPVPANILYISGETNPHMTGLINKLGMDCYNTLLCVRDSLAAFPTNGRLPLVTRDFHFVRSVWSWCELSHGRPPFFNRFSDKLREGRCS; the protein is encoded by the exons ATGGCTCCCTACAACTTCGTCG ATGCTCCGACAGCCGTGTTTTGGGACACTAATTGTTGCGCAGTCCCTGCTGACTTACATTTTATTGATGTACTGCACAACATTAAACGATGCCTATATGAAAGTTCCTATAATGGTATCGTTAAATACATGGTTTATGATAGCGGAAGTCCTTCCCTTATCGATGAAAATCCCCCCGTAGAGAATATGGTGATCACTCGCTTCCCGGAAG GAGGTGATCCATTCGAGAAGTTTAAGAAGATTTTTGTCGATATCATGGAATGGTCGATTGATAGACCGGTTCCTGCCAACATTCTTTACATCTCAGGAGAAACGAATCCTCATATGACCGGTCTCATCAACAAATTAGGTATGGACTGCTACAACACGCTCTTATGCGTACGAGATAGCCTTGCTGCCTTTCCTACTAACGGACGACTTCCATTAGTCACCAGAGATTTTCACTTCGTTAGAAGCGTGTGGTCCTGGTGTGAGTTATCTCATGGAAGACCGCCTTTCTTCAATCGCTTTTCTGATAAGCTGCGTGAAGGAAGGTGCTCGTAG
- the LOC106292530 gene encoding uncharacterized protein LOC106292530 isoform X2: MAPYNFVDAPTAVFWDTNCCAVPADLHFIDVLHNIKRCLYESSYNGIVKYMVYDSGSPSLIDENPPVENMVITRFPEGETNPHMTGLINKLGMDCYNTLLCVRDSLAAFPTNGRLPLVTRDFHFVRSVWSWCELSHGRPPFFNRFSDKLREGRCS; encoded by the exons ATGGCTCCCTACAACTTCGTCG ATGCTCCGACAGCCGTGTTTTGGGACACTAATTGTTGCGCAGTCCCTGCTGACTTACATTTTATTGATGTACTGCACAACATTAAACGATGCCTATATGAAAGTTCCTATAATGGTATCGTTAAATACATGGTTTATGATAGCGGAAGTCCTTCCCTTATCGATGAAAATCCCCCCGTAGAGAATATGGTGATCACTCGCTTCCCGGAAG GAGAAACGAATCCTCATATGACCGGTCTCATCAACAAATTAGGTATGGACTGCTACAACACGCTCTTATGCGTACGAGATAGCCTTGCTGCCTTTCCTACTAACGGACGACTTCCATTAGTCACCAGAGATTTTCACTTCGTTAGAAGCGTGTGGTCCTGGTGTGAGTTATCTCATGGAAGACCGCCTTTCTTCAATCGCTTTTCTGATAAGCTGCGTGAAGGAAGGTGCTCGTAG
- the LOC106292530 gene encoding uncharacterized protein LOC106292530 isoform X1, with the protein MAPYNFVDAPTAVFWDTNCCAVPADLHFIDVLHNIKRCLYESSYNGIVKYMVYDSGSPSLIDENPPVENMVITRFPEGGDPFEKFKKIFVDIMEWSIDRPVPANILYISGETNPHMTGLINKLVTRDFHFVRSVWSWCELSHGRPPFFNRFSDKLREGRCS; encoded by the exons ATGGCTCCCTACAACTTCGTCG ATGCTCCGACAGCCGTGTTTTGGGACACTAATTGTTGCGCAGTCCCTGCTGACTTACATTTTATTGATGTACTGCACAACATTAAACGATGCCTATATGAAAGTTCCTATAATGGTATCGTTAAATACATGGTTTATGATAGCGGAAGTCCTTCCCTTATCGATGAAAATCCCCCCGTAGAGAATATGGTGATCACTCGCTTCCCGGAAG GAGGTGATCCATTCGAGAAGTTTAAGAAGATTTTTGTCGATATCATGGAATGGTCGATTGATAGACCGGTTCCTGCCAACATTCTTTACATCTCAGGAGAAACGAATCCTCATATGACCGGTCTCATCAACAAATTAG TCACCAGAGATTTTCACTTCGTTAGAAGCGTGTGGTCCTGGTGTGAGTTATCTCATGGAAGACCGCCTTTCTTCAATCGCTTTTCTGATAAGCTGCGTGAAGGAAGGTGCTCGTAG
- the LOC106344537 gene encoding uncharacterized protein LOC106344537: MEVTGGSVMGDRNAWSIQCDINVALSSMEHSCLMESAADRNSIKDFQNVVRNCDMMDLAQVGPSFTWYNNQDDNPISKKLDRVMVNSCWINPFPNSFSTFESGGVSNLLRRHIQIREASKRNMKPFKFFNHIALHPRFLEVVDRVWNETAPLYHSLSALQIFQDKLKGLKSEMCGLNRDMFGDLPGRVKQAYDDLCVKHTEVMQNPQKSTFEEISDAWEHWHHTLSIEDQECSGWVISEVPHEVLAELVDYRCSTEYRVSLSKPVEVFEIKEVFFSMPSNKAPGPYGYPVEFYKAVWLVIEKGFTIAIQSFFLFRIMPHRINATLLSLIPKTTDAESMSNFRPIACCNVIYKFISKILARRLKATLPEAIEFNQCAFVEGRLLLENVLSATELVKDYHKSLVSSKSAIKLDISKTFEP; encoded by the exons ATGGAGGTTACTGGTGGATCAGTGATGGGAGATAGAAATGCTTGGAGCATTCAGTGTGATATTAATGTTGCATTATCTTCTATGGAGCATTCTTGCCTCATGGAGAGTGCTGCAGATAGGAACTCTATCAAGGATTTCCAAAATGTAGTTCGTAACTGCGATATGATGGACTTAGCTCAAGTCGGCCCCTCCTTCACTTGGTACAACAATCAGGATGATAACCCTATTAGCAAGAAGTTGGATCGTGTTATGGTCAATTCATGTTGGATCAACCCCTTCCCAAACTCTTTTTCTACATTCGAATCAGGTGGTGTTTCTAATCTCTTGCGTAGGCACATTCAGATCCGTGAGGCGTCGAAACGAAACATGAAGCCATTTAAGTTCTTTAACCACATTGCACTTCATCCTCGCTTCCTGGAAGTAGTGGATCGAGTTTGGAATGAGACTGCACCCCTATACCATTCTCTCTCAGCTCTTCAAATATTCCAGGACAAGCTGAAAGGTCTAAAGTCTGAAATGTGTGGTTTAAATCGTGATATGTTTGGTGATCTGCCTGGTCGAGTCAAACAAGCCTATGATGACCTGTGCGTAAAACACACTGAAGTGATGCAGAATCCTCAGAAGTCAACCTTTGAAGAAATCTCTGATGCTTGGGAGCATTGGCATCACACTTTGAGTATCGAAGATCAGGAGTGCAGTGGTTGG GTCATCTCAGAAGTTCCACATGAGGTCCTTGCTGAGTTAGTTGATTATCGTTGTTCAACAGAATATAGAGTCTCCCTCTCAAAACCGGTGGAAGTCTTTGAAATTAAAGAGGTGTTTTTTTCCATGCCTTCAAATAAAGCCCCGGGACCATATGGGTATCCAGTAGAATTCTATAAAGCAGTTTGGCTAGTGATAGAGAAGGGCTTCACCATAGCTATCCAGTCTTTCTTCCTTTTTCGGATTATGCCTCATAGAATCAATGCCACACTGTTGTCTCTAATTCCGAAGACTACAGATGCTGAGAGTATGAGTAACTTTCGACCCATTGCTTGTTGCAATGTAATCTACAAGTTTATCTCCAAGATCCTTGCAAGGAGACTCAAAGCCACTCTCCCAGAAGCCATTGAGTTTAATCAATGTGCATTTGTGGAAGGCAGACTACTTCTGGAAAATGTTCTCTCAGCCACTGAACTTGTCAAGGACTACCATAAATCCTTGGTCTCTTCCAAGTCTGCTATTAAACTGGACATCTCCAAGACCTTCGAACCGTAA
- the LOC106344139 gene encoding uncharacterized protein LOC106344139 isoform X1, protein MCGEIFEYNGSAVVAMVGKNCFAIVGSVFSSRRLPPISRESPRSTTVSSSASLYQRLVFRHKLYQLREERDMKPETFASLVGVDSLMMMHTHIIWSWRKILLYLEYSSLCPSPWDVLCYVENFCVASLAKAALILIVAYLFLFFIYIKSHENQMETNYHISISCLNFPVDIFLRIDNDWTSHRPTEPEVQSHCQKYQKDGNCNTERLLSLKELYCSRSQGHV, encoded by the exons ATGTGCGGCGAGATCTTCGAGTACAATGGAAGTGCAGTTGTGGCTATGGTGGGGAAGAACTGCTTCGCCATCGTAGGCTCGGTGTTCAGCTCCAGACGATTGCCACCGATTTCCAGAGAATCTCCAAGATCCACGACCGTGTCTTCATCGGCCTCTCT GTACCAGCGCTTGGTGTTTCGTCATAAGCTCTACCAGCTTCGTGAAGAGAGAGACATGAAGCCTGAGACTTTCGCTAGTCTTGTCGGGGTTGATTCTCTGATGATGATGCATACTCATATCATAT GGAGTTGGCGAAAGATTTTGTTGTATCTGGAATACAGTTCGCTCTGTCCATCACCGTGGGACGTGTTATGCTACGTCGAGAATTTCTGCGTGGCTAGTCTTGCGAAGGCCGCCTTGATCCTGATCGTTGCCTACTTATTTCTATTCTTCATCTACATAAAGTCTCATGAGAACCAGATGGAAACCAACTACCATATCTCTATTTCTTGTCTGAATTTCCCGGTTGATATTTTTCTAAGAATAGACAACGATTGGACTTCTCACCGTCCGACCGAACCAGAGGTGCAGTCACATTGCCAAAAGTACCAGAAAGACGGAAATTGTAACACTGAAAGATTGCTTTCACTCAAGGAATTATATTGCTCTCGATCTCAGGGACATGTTTGA
- the LOC106344139 gene encoding proteasome subunit beta type-3-A-like isoform X2 has translation MCGEIFEYNGSAVVAMVGKNCFAIVGSVFSSRRLPPISRESPRSTTVSSSASLYQRLVFRHKLYQLREERDMKPETFASLVGGVGERFCCIWNTVRSVHHRGTCYATSRISAWLVLRRPP, from the exons ATGTGCGGCGAGATCTTCGAGTACAATGGAAGTGCAGTTGTGGCTATGGTGGGGAAGAACTGCTTCGCCATCGTAGGCTCGGTGTTCAGCTCCAGACGATTGCCACCGATTTCCAGAGAATCTCCAAGATCCACGACCGTGTCTTCATCGGCCTCTCT GTACCAGCGCTTGGTGTTTCGTCATAAGCTCTACCAGCTTCGTGAAGAGAGAGACATGAAGCCTGAGACTTTCGCTAGTCTTGTCGGG GGAGTTGGCGAAAGATTTTGTTGTATCTGGAATACAGTTCGCTCTGTCCATCACCGTGGGACGTGTTATGCTACGTCGAGAATTTCTGCGTGGCTAGTCTTGCGAAGGCCGCCTTGA